A DNA window from Syngnathus typhle isolate RoL2023-S1 ecotype Sweden linkage group LG2, RoL_Styp_1.0, whole genome shotgun sequence contains the following coding sequences:
- the atp7b gene encoding copper-transporting ATPase 2, with the protein MFASKSPKSLSRDGSADQMCMVEKERVHASDQQVQRGLDNLAYEYGSQSELCPPLRTSTETFKLLGLAPEHPLHAVVESRISRLSGVLGVSSVSPSRLTKVDYSSSVVTAAEIAQELRRMGFRVESGVWIGVDGMRCQSCVESIERHVAALRGVSHVRVSLEEGAALVAFQPLHVTRQELRDKIEEMGFGATLLADDPSAAINHWQSDGSQTVTVWIGGMTCNSCVQSIDGRISQMTGVRSIEVSLKEEKGTITFDPGPTGPEQLRLAIEEMGFDASLREPAQTHQATVSRELPELSDRSCKTELSNGTGCHSTSAQQSTGTKEQKCFISVKGMTCASCVANIERNLLKHRGIISVLVSLMAGKAEVKYDPNAIDAPAVAQLIEDLGFGAKTIEDNAVAHGKLDLTITGMTCASCTHHIESKLSATKGIVGVSVALATKTANIQFDPDELGARDIINIIQNLGFEATLKKAGYKSNLDHTEEIQQQVSHQLQRNEVIFGQNNTWVFCRWKTSFLLSLLFGLPVMGLMVYMMVMDSQHQQHGGTMPEEQSLLPGLSVLNLTFFLLCTPVQIFGGRYFYIQAYRSLKHGTANMDVLIVLATTIAYVYSCVVLVVAMAERAGQSPVTFFDTPPMLFVFIALGRWLEHLAKSKTSAALAKLMSLQATDATVVTMGPDHSIISEEQVLVELVQRGDVVKVAPGGKFPVDGKVIEGNSMADESLITGEPMPVSKKVGSPVIAGSINAHGALLVEATHVGADTTLSQIVKLVEEAQTSKAPIQQFADRLSGYFVPFIILVSLLTLVAWLAVGFVNFDIVRENFPAYNTDLSKAEVVIRFAFQASITVLSIACPCSLGLATPTAVMVGTGVGAQNGILIKGGEPLEMAHKINVVMFDKTGTVTNGVPRVTRVLVLWEMARMPLRKILSIVGTAEASSEHPLGIAVTKHCKEELGADVLGYCQDFQAVPGCGISCRVSNVDHLLPPQSEERFLLPGATTDESGPADLSNAGEVLCYSVLIGNREWMRRNGHHVGADVDAAMSSHETKGQTSILVAIDGVLCAMIAVADTVKAESALAVHTLKSMGIQVVMITGDNRRTAKAIAAQVGIRKVFAEVLPSHKVAKVQELQEQGLRVAMVGDGVNDSPALARADVGIAIGTGTDVAIEAADIVLIRNDLLDVVASIELSKKTVRRIRINFFFAVIYNLVGIPVAAGMFMPLGLVLQPWMGSAAMATSSLSVVLSSLLLRLYKKTSVEAYEVRARGLMRSLQSSQISTFPRLEGHRRSPGPSTETREEHNTNGTLVL; encoded by the exons ATGTTCGCCTCCAAGTCGCCCAAAAGTCTATCCAGAGATGGGTCCGCCGACCAAATGTGCATGGTCGAGAAGGAGCGCGTGCACGCGTCGGACCAACAGGTGCAG CGAGGTCTTGACAACTTGGCTTATGAGTATGGCAGTCAAAGCgagctctgccctccactcagaaCCTCCACAGAAACCTTTAAGCTTCTGGGCCTGGCCCCGGAGCACCCGCTCCATGCCGTGGTGGAGAGCAGGATCTCCAGGCTGAGCGGCGTATTGGGCGTTAGCTCGGTTTCCCCGAGCCGGCTCACCAAGGTGGACTACTCGAGCTCTGTGGTCACAGCCGCAGAGATCGCCCAGGAGCTACGCCGGATGGGCTTCCGCGTGGAGTCGGGGGTGTGGATCGGCGTGGACGGCATGCGTTGCCAGTCCTGCGTGGAATCCATCGAGCGGCACGTCGCCGCCCTGCGTGGGGTTTCTCACGTTCGGGTATCGCTCGAAGAAGGCGCGGCGCTGGTTGCATTCCAACCGCTTCACGTCACGCGGCAGGAACTGAGGGACAAGATTGAGGAGATGGGATTTGGAGCAACTTTACTGGCTGATGATCCATCTGCAGCCATCAACCACTGGCAGAGTGATGGAAGCCAAACCGTGACTGTCTGGATAGGAGGAATGACCTGCAACTCCTGCGTGCAGTCCATAGACGGGAGGATCTCTCAGAtgacgggggtccgctccataGAAGTCTCACTCAAAGAAGAAAAGGGAACAATCACCTTTGACCCGGGCCCGACCGGACCGGAGCAGCTTAGGCTAGCTATCGAGGAAATGGGCTTTGACGCGTCACTCCGAG AACCAGCCCAGACTCACCAAGCGACCGTTAGCCGAGAACTCCCCGAGCTGTCGGACCGGTCTTGTAAAACAGAATTAAGCAACGGCACCGGATGCCATTCCACATCCGCACAGCAGTCGACGGGCACCAAAGAGCAAAAGTGCTTCATCAGCGTGAAGGGAATGACCTGCGCCTCGTGTGTGGCCAACATTGAAAGGAACCTACTGAAACACAGAG GGATCATCTCAGTTTTGGTGTCACTGATGGCCGGAAAAGCGGAAGTCAAATACGACCCGAACGCGATAGACGCCCCTGCCGTGGCTCAGCTCATAGAGGACTTGGGTTTTGGCGCCAAGACCATCGAGGACAACGCCGTGGCTCACGGGAAATTGGATCTCACT ATAACGGGAATGACGTGTGCGTCGTGCACCCACCATATTGAATCGAAGCTCAGCGCAACCAAAGGGATCGTTGGCGTTTCCGTAGCCTTGGCAACAAAAACGGCAAACATCCAGTTTGACCCGGATGAGCTAGGAGCTCGAGATATCATCAACATCATTCAG AATCTCGGCTTTGAGGCCACTCTGAAGAAGGCGGGCTATAAAAGCAATCTTGACCACACAGAAGAAATTCAACAGCAAGTATCTCATCAGCTTCAACGGAATGAGGTCATTTTTGGGCAAAATAACACGTGGGTTTTCTGCAGGTGGAAAACCTCCTTCCTTCTCAGCTTACTGTTTGGCCTGCCCGTCATGGGCCTCATGGTCTACATGATGGTGATGGACAGCCAGCACCAGCAGCATGGAGGCACCATGCCGGAGGAGCAAAGCCTGCTGCCTGGCCTCTCAGTCCTGAATCTGACCTTCTTCCTGCTGTGTACACCGGTCCAG ATCTTCGGAGGCCGCTACTTCTACATCCAAGCGTATCGCTCTTTGAAACACGGCACGGCCAACATGGACGTCCTTATTGTGCTGGCCACCACCATCGCTTACGTCTACTCTTGCGTGGTACTCGTCGTGGCCATGGCGGAGCGAGCCGGTCAGAGCCCAGTCACCTTTTTTGACACGCCGCCGATGCTTTTTGTCTTCATTGCGCTGGGCCGATGGCTGGAGCATCTTGCCAAG AGCAAAACCTCAGCAGCTTTAGCCAAGTTGATGTCCCTCCAAGCCACCGACGCCACTGTGGTCACCATGGGGCCTGACCACTCCATCATCAG TGAGGAGCAAGTGCTGGTGGAGCTGGTGCAACGCGGCGATGTCGTCAAGGTAGCTCCAGGAGGGAAGTTCCCCGTCGATGGGAAGGTGATTGAAGGAAACTCCATGGCAGATGAGTCTTTAATCACAG GTGAGCCAATGCCGGTAAGTAAGAAGGTGGGCAGCCCGGTGATTGCAGGTTCCATCAACGCTCACGGCGCTCTTCTTGTGGAGGCCACCCACGTTGGTGCAGACACAACGCTGTCACAAATTGTCAAACTGGTGGAAGAAGCCCAAACATCTAAG GCTCCCATCCAGCAGTTTGCTGACCGACTTAGCGGATATTTTGTTCCCTTTATCATCTTGGTGTCTCTGCTCACTCTTGTGGCGTGGCTTGCCGTCGGCTTTGTCAACTTTGACATTGTGAGAGAGAATTTCCCG GCTTACAACACCGACCTATCCAAAGCAGAAGTCGTCATCCGTTTTGCCTTCCAGGCATCCATCACTGTTCTTTCCATTGCGTGCCCCTGTTCCCTGGGGCTGGCCACCCCCACAGCGGTAATGGTGGGCACCGGGGTAGGAGCGCAGAACGGGATCCTCATCAAAGGAGGGGAACCGCTGGAGATGGCCCACAAG ATCAATGTGGTGATGTTCGACAAGACGGGCACCGTCACTAACGGCGTGCCCAGGGTGACGCGTGTGTTGGTGCTATGGGAGATGGCCCGCATGCCTCTGAGGAAGATCTTGTCAATCGTGGGGACGGCAGAAGCCAGCAGTGAGCACCCACTGGGGATCGCCGTCACCAAGCATTGCAAAGAG GAGCTGGGCGCAGATGTTCTGGGTTACTGTCAAGACTTTCAAGCAGTGCCCGGCTGCGGGATCAGTTGCCGGGTCTCCAACGTGGACCACCTGCTGCCGCCGCAGAGTGAAGAGCGATTCCTGTTGCCGGGGGCAACCACAGATGAAAGCGGTCCAGCGGACCTTTCAAATGCAG GTGAGGTTTTGTGTTACTCTGTCCTGATCGGGAACAGAGAGTGGATGAGGAGGAACGGCCACCATGTCGGAGCGGACGTGGACGCCGCCATGTCCAGCCATGAGACAAAGGGGCAGACGTCTATCTTGGTGGCCATAGACG GCGTGCTGTGCGCCATGATCGCCGTTGCCGACACGGTGAAGGCGGAGTCAGCCTTGGCGGTGCACACCCTCAAAAGCATGGGCATCCAGGTGGTCATGATAACGGGGGACAACAGACGCACAGCCAAAGCCATCGCCGCACAG GTGGGGATCAGGAAGGTGTTTGCGGAGGTGCTGCCTTCGCACAAGGTGGCCAAAGTACAGGAGCTCCAGGAGCAAGGCTTGCGTGTGGCCATGGTGGGCGACGGCGTTAACGATTCGCCCGCCCTGGCCCGCGCCGACGTCGGCATCGCCATCGGCACGGGCACCGACGTGGCTATCGAAGCGGCCGATATCGTTCTCATCAGA AACGATCTCCTGGATGTGGTGGCCAGTATCGAGCTATCCAAGAAGACCGTGCGGAGGATCCGGATTAATTTTTTCTTTGCCGTTATCTACAACCTCGTCGGAATACCCGTTGCTGCAG GCATGTTCATGCCGCTCGGTCTGGTGCTCCAACCCTGGATGGGCTCGGCCGCAATGGCCACCTCGTCCCTTTCCGTGGTGCTGTCATCTTTGCTGCTCAGATT ATACAAAAAAACATCAGTGGAAGCGTATGAGGTCAGAGCAAGAGGCCTGATGCGGAGTCTTCAGTCTTCACAGATCAGCACGTTCCCGAGACTAGAAGGCCACCGGCGCAGTCCGGGTCCTTCCACTGAAACCCGGGAAGAGCACAACACCAATGGTACACTAGTTTTATAA
- the LOC133150019 gene encoding leucine-rich repeat-containing protein 3-like: protein MGATGRSRINSHSRFDFLAALWLLSTMITVVQSCPQRCHCAERNGAVVQCTSRNLENIPSNLPEDTAVLLLSSNQITHIPKEAFADLRRLRELDLSHNLIESLEAGAFRGLSEGLRTLDLSNNHLQSLPKETFDKLQARVRLSNNPWNCECSLQEVLREVRLDPETINEVSCYTSARDEYVGQPVVQVLDSGINFCTFHQKTTDVAMFVAMFSWFSMVTAYIIYYIRYNQEEARRHMEYLKSLPSSSRINKDDDTASSVF, encoded by the coding sequence ATGGGGGCCACTGGCAGGTCGCGCATTAATTCTCACTCTCGATTTGACTTCCTGGCTGCGCTGTGGCTTCTCTCCACCATGATCACCGTTGTTCAGTCCTGCCCACAAAGATGCCACTGCGCCGAAAGGAACGGCGCCGTGGTGCAGTGCACGTCTCGGAACTTGGAGAACATTCCCTCAAACCTGCCCGAGGACACTGCGGTTCTCCTGCTCTCCTCCAACCAGATCACCCACATCCCCAAGGAGGCCTTCGCCGACCTCCGCCGACTCAGGGAACTCGACCTTTCCCACAACCTCATCGAAAGTTTAGAGGCGGGCGCTTTCCGAGGACTTTCAGAAGGCTTGAGGACCTTGGACCTCTCCAACAACCACCTCCAAAGCCTGCCAAAAGAAACCTTCGACAAACTCCAGGCTCGAGTGCGCTTGTCCAACAACCCCTGGAACTGCGAGTGCTCTTTGCAGGAAGTGCTGAGGGAGGTGCGACTGGACCCCGAGACGATCAACGAGGTGAGCTGCTATACGTCCGCCCGGGACGAATACGTCGGGCAGCCGGTCGTGCAGGTCCTGGACTCGGGAATCAACTTCTGCACCTTCCATCAGAAGACGACAGACGTGGCCATGTTTGTGGCCATGTTCTCCTGGTTCTCCATGGTGACCGCTTACATCATCTACTACATCCGATACAACCAGGAGGAGGCGAGAAGGCACATGGAGTATCTCAAGTCCCTGCCGAGCAGCTCCCGTATCAATAAAGACGACGACACAGCCAGCAGTGTGTTTTAG